One region of Halohasta litchfieldiae genomic DNA includes:
- a CDS encoding M78 family metallopeptidase domain-containing protein, with amino-acid sequence MATTSTSSVSFEETDTRDDEMNSTIEQWIDELVAGVDDAQASEEFQEWLDVQSRFHDYSYRNTLLIKRQYPEASRVAGYRTWQEEFDRHVTEGESAIWIWAPIITKQCPECENSPSYHENSDCDYDETPPEEWSKGLVGFRPASVFDISQTDGEPLPDLDTEATGDAGDLVSQLTDAADEIGVTVRIVPAEEWTHGEAKGICEQLSLVDVQPLVEVRDRENEADLARTLIHEYAHALLHFDVDDDTERSKREVEAEAVAYVVGRYCGLDTSGSAFYLAAWESDDPEVVRERLGRISRTAEELIDVLEEPPAR; translated from the coding sequence ATGGCTACGACTAGTACCTCGTCGGTCTCCTTCGAGGAGACCGACACGCGAGACGACGAGATGAACAGTACGATCGAACAGTGGATCGACGAGCTCGTCGCCGGCGTCGACGACGCGCAGGCCAGCGAAGAGTTCCAGGAGTGGCTCGACGTCCAGAGTCGCTTCCACGACTACTCCTACCGGAATACGCTCCTCATCAAGCGCCAGTATCCAGAAGCGAGCCGGGTGGCGGGCTACCGGACGTGGCAGGAGGAGTTCGACCGCCACGTCACGGAGGGCGAGTCGGCCATCTGGATCTGGGCACCGATCATCACGAAACAGTGCCCGGAGTGCGAGAACTCGCCGAGCTACCACGAGAACAGTGACTGTGACTACGACGAGACACCGCCTGAAGAGTGGTCGAAGGGACTCGTTGGATTCAGACCCGCATCGGTGTTTGACATCTCCCAGACCGACGGTGAGCCGCTCCCCGACCTCGACACAGAGGCGACCGGGGACGCCGGCGACCTTGTTAGCCAATTGACCGACGCTGCTGACGAGATCGGCGTGACGGTGCGGATCGTTCCAGCCGAGGAGTGGACGCACGGGGAGGCGAAGGGTATCTGCGAGCAGCTGAGCCTCGTCGACGTCCAGCCGCTCGTCGAGGTGCGCGATCGGGAGAACGAGGCCGACCTCGCGCGGACGCTGATCCACGAGTACGCCCACGCCTTGCTCCACTTCGACGTCGACGACGACACCGAGCGGTCGAAACGCGAAGTCGAGGCCGAAGCCGTCGCGTACGTCGTCGGGCGCTACTGCGGACTCGACACCAGTGGGTCGGCATTCTACCTCGCAGCCTGGGAGTCGGACGATCCCGAGGTCGTTCGCGAGCGGCTTGGACGGATCAGTCGGACGGCAGAGGAACTCATCGACGTGCTCGAAGAGCCACCTGCTCGCTAA
- a CDS encoding DUF6788 family protein: MEQPSPPTSLPKYLAEGLPKQDTETLYEIQSYVESLIEYRDQSVDADELPEAAEPVDEPDSGDNGTVVKEKVTCGDDSCKCTSGDPADIHGPYLYRYYRENGTMKSEYIGKPRSE; encoded by the coding sequence ATGGAGCAGCCGTCACCACCCACCTCGCTCCCGAAGTATCTCGCGGAAGGGCTCCCAAAGCAGGATACAGAGACACTCTACGAGATACAGAGCTACGTTGAGTCACTCATCGAGTATCGCGACCAGTCAGTTGACGCCGACGAACTGCCCGAGGCTGCCGAGCCCGTCGACGAGCCCGATAGCGGGGACAACGGAACCGTCGTCAAAGAGAAAGTCACCTGTGGCGACGACAGTTGCAAGTGCACCAGCGGAGATCCCGCGGATATACACGGCCCGTATCTCTATCGCTATTATCGTGAAAATGGGACGATGAAATCGGAGTACATCGGGAAACCAAGAAGTGAGTAG
- a CDS encoding zinc ribbon domain-containing protein encodes MILRYYADSDVREWHDHTLRLFRTLYDTHGIAVEIDRIDEQHGPITDFPGEIRYSTPEEVYERDLKRNRALNQTIDQTPSEAFKRYRKLDIAGNVAVVDDEGTVQWASTLPGYADGYRPGAASQTAMDFLEDIATDPSNRLCVECLSLLDGDETFCPNCGYEFP; translated from the coding sequence ATGATTCTCCGCTACTACGCTGATTCGGACGTCCGAGAATGGCACGACCATACGCTACGGCTCTTCCGAACGCTGTATGATACGCACGGCATCGCTGTCGAGATCGACCGGATCGACGAGCAGCACGGGCCGATCACGGACTTCCCAGGCGAAATACGATACTCGACGCCCGAAGAGGTCTACGAGCGCGATCTTAAACGCAACCGTGCTCTGAACCAAACTATCGACCAGACACCGTCAGAGGCGTTCAAACGCTACAGGAAACTCGATATCGCTGGAAACGTTGCGGTAGTCGATGATGAGGGAACTGTCCAATGGGCCTCAACACTGCCGGGCTACGCTGACGGCTATCGGCCAGGGGCTGCGTCACAGACTGCGATGGACTTCCTAGAGGATATTGCCACCGATCCAAGCAACCGTCTCTGCGTTGAGTGTCTCTCTCTGCTGGATGGCGACGAAACCTTCTGTCCGAACTGTGGCTACGAATTTCCATAG
- a CDS encoding Cdc6/Cdc18 family protein: protein MDSPFKGANDIFQTKEPFEEAYHPEEILERDEEIKTFAAALQDVLDGFGPPNVFIYGQTGVGKTATTHKVTEYLEADAIEAGVNLTVFSINCNKRDTTYKVITHLANELYSEKTFKQGHHPDTLWDRIYTALDELGGSILVVLDEIDKLGEDEELLYEFPRANAMGELEHAKVGIIGISNNFKFRESLSPRVKSTLTEREIQFSPYDANELRTILNYYADLVFYENVLSDDVVPLCAAFTAQDTGDARMGLDLLETAGDIARHEDADHVVEEHVRIARSQVDRANTERIVTNRLTVQMQTVLVATTFLDVDQSTDAKVKTIYSFYKDLCDRLDIDVLSESRVRDHLDTLDMFGLLETEEVNLGRRGGRSYIYSIVDEPRVVIETLYNMDRFENLFGDSAEEFLDTYEVDTRSDIQTKLGL from the coding sequence ATGGACTCGCCATTCAAGGGTGCAAACGATATCTTTCAGACGAAGGAGCCCTTTGAAGAGGCATATCATCCTGAAGAGATCCTTGAACGGGACGAGGAGATCAAGACGTTTGCTGCGGCTTTACAAGACGTACTTGATGGCTTTGGGCCGCCTAACGTGTTTATTTACGGCCAGACAGGCGTCGGGAAAACTGCAACGACTCATAAGGTAACTGAGTATCTTGAGGCTGACGCCATAGAGGCCGGGGTGAACCTTACTGTCTTTAGCATCAACTGTAATAAGCGAGATACGACCTACAAAGTCATCACCCACCTCGCCAACGAACTCTACTCAGAAAAGACGTTCAAGCAAGGTCATCACCCAGATACACTCTGGGATCGTATCTATACCGCGCTCGACGAACTTGGGGGGAGTATTCTTGTTGTCCTCGACGAGATCGACAAGCTCGGCGAAGATGAGGAGCTCCTCTATGAATTCCCTCGAGCGAATGCGATGGGCGAACTTGAGCACGCAAAGGTAGGCATTATCGGCATTAGTAATAATTTCAAATTCCGTGAGAGCCTTTCGCCCCGGGTCAAATCCACACTAACCGAACGAGAGATTCAGTTCTCGCCGTATGACGCAAATGAACTCCGAACGATCTTGAACTACTACGCAGATTTAGTTTTCTACGAGAACGTGCTTAGTGACGACGTTGTTCCCTTGTGCGCAGCTTTCACCGCCCAAGACACGGGTGATGCACGAATGGGACTTGATCTTTTGGAAACTGCTGGCGACATAGCTCGTCACGAGGACGCTGACCATGTTGTTGAAGAACACGTTCGGATCGCCCGCTCGCAAGTAGACCGGGCGAATACTGAGCGGATCGTTACCAATCGCCTGACTGTCCAAATGCAAACTGTGTTGGTTGCAACGACGTTTCTTGATGTCGACCAGAGTACGGACGCCAAAGTCAAAACCATCTATTCGTTCTATAAGGATCTCTGCGATCGCCTCGATATCGATGTGCTTTCTGAATCCCGTGTGCGGGATCATCTAGACACGCTTGATATGTTTGGGCTTCTCGAAACGGAAGAAGTGAATCTCGGTCGTCGTGGCGGGCGGTCGTATATTTATTCGATTGTGGATGAGCCACGAGTTGTCATCGAGACGCTCTACAATATGGACCGCTTCGAAAATCTCTTCGGTGACAGCGCCGAGGAGTTCCTAGACACGTATGAGGTTGACACACGTAGCGATATTCAGACAAAGCTCGGTCTGTAA
- a CDS encoding DUF7837 family putative zinc-binding protein, translating into MTPDDPETVRGDCSFCGETVTGRHAIIHYETAGGDPCVWAECPSCGEIVDPTNAQ; encoded by the coding sequence ATGACACCTGATGACCCAGAGACAGTCCGTGGCGACTGCTCGTTCTGCGGCGAGACAGTCACGGGTAGGCACGCAATCATCCACTATGAGACTGCTGGCGGTGACCCGTGCGTGTGGGCCGAATGTCCAAGCTGTGGCGAGATCGTTGACCCCACCAATGCTCAGTAA
- a CDS encoding DUF6610 family protein: protein MSLELSSSASTAREIAAARQADYVAFLHRAPFVVDAVELGFLPGFREDCGYQETQYQDLNLPVGMLDNDFRNPDLKRFVDRFFEYEPEVGVIGDVDEIDDVDAHVAAAREIQASYPEAELIVVPKSQAVIDAIPETLVLGYSRGYADRLAHEFSDPADWRGRRVHILGGSPPKQLDAIRQLTRPTLTDEPPADIVGVDWNGLHRGAQFGEFWTADGWDDSGRDADHVTVRKTVRHSLARVREFWRAHGIWPETTPQDQGLNVEYEGPSPADLEDAACSECGTNVWRTRRGPYVAEYDTGAICGYCSYECYFSHRHRNNLEEIAGEQSVYRPPT, encoded by the coding sequence ATGTCCCTCGAGCTGAGCTCCAGCGCCAGCACCGCCCGCGAAATCGCCGCCGCCAGACAAGCTGACTACGTGGCGTTTCTGCATCGAGCGCCCTTTGTCGTCGACGCTGTCGAACTCGGCTTCCTTCCCGGCTTTCGCGAGGACTGCGGGTACCAAGAGACGCAGTATCAGGACCTCAACCTTCCCGTAGGGATGCTCGACAATGATTTCCGGAATCCCGATCTGAAGCGGTTCGTCGACCGCTTTTTCGAGTACGAACCAGAGGTCGGGGTCATCGGGGACGTCGATGAAATCGACGATGTCGACGCCCACGTCGCTGCTGCTCGTGAGATCCAAGCGAGCTATCCCGAGGCCGAGCTCATCGTCGTCCCGAAGTCACAGGCGGTGATCGACGCGATCCCTGAGACCCTCGTCCTCGGGTATTCACGGGGATACGCCGACCGCCTGGCCCACGAGTTCTCCGACCCAGCCGATTGGAGAGGGCGGCGCGTCCACATCCTCGGTGGGAGTCCGCCAAAGCAGCTCGACGCCATTCGACAGTTGACCAGACCGACACTCACCGACGAGCCACCGGCCGACATCGTCGGCGTCGACTGGAACGGGCTGCATCGCGGCGCGCAGTTCGGTGAGTTCTGGACGGCCGACGGCTGGGACGACAGCGGTCGCGACGCCGACCACGTCACCGTGCGAAAGACGGTGCGTCACAGCCTCGCCCGCGTCCGTGAGTTTTGGAGGGCCCACGGAATCTGGCCCGAAACGACACCGCAAGACCAGGGGCTCAACGTCGAGTACGAGGGCCCGAGTCCTGCCGATCTTGAGGACGCCGCCTGTTCCGAGTGCGGGACGAACGTCTGGCGAACCCGCCGCGGCCCGTACGTCGCCGAGTACGATACCGGCGCCATCTGTGGATACTGCAGCTACGAGTGCTACTTCAGCCACCGTCACCGGAACAACCTGGAGGAGATCGCCGGCGAGCAGAGCGTCTACCGCCCGCCGACGTGA